The following proteins are co-located in the Flectobacillus major DSM 103 genome:
- a CDS encoding DUF3822 family protein, whose amino-acid sequence MMDFTLFNPIRQLEAIISNIQPKGKYFSPSFDVEKLAFYQLCFELSPKHFCFWVKDTTCQQIIWVEEYALPILDDEASIVDNISLIYGSHEFLKSIKWHSIRIIIDSQYFTQVPLAFFRKDYQHRYLQLAKGSALTNQEEILCTVDDNLDLVHIYSVESELVNWFSETYPLVELQFAHLTDILVDYATRSTKANSGLLCIQEDSFLLVVTSAGKLKLCNRFTYKTYQDILFYVMVVCHELNLKADEIMLRLYGQVEEKGELQQLLEEYIKNVHIGDQQNTTVVFEGLSPNKYIGMLNL is encoded by the coding sequence ATGATGGATTTTACCCTCTTCAACCCGATACGTCAATTGGAGGCAATTATATCAAATATTCAACCCAAAGGAAAGTATTTTTCACCCAGTTTTGATGTTGAAAAATTGGCTTTTTACCAGCTCTGTTTTGAGCTATCGCCAAAGCATTTTTGCTTTTGGGTAAAAGATACCACATGCCAACAAATTATTTGGGTAGAAGAATACGCCCTACCAATTCTGGACGACGAAGCCAGTATTGTCGATAATATCAGCTTAATTTATGGCTCGCACGAGTTTTTGAAGTCTATTAAATGGCATTCTATTCGGATTATTATTGATAGCCAGTATTTTACGCAAGTTCCATTAGCTTTTTTCCGAAAAGATTATCAGCATAGGTATTTGCAATTGGCCAAAGGTTCGGCTCTGACCAACCAAGAAGAAATCCTTTGTACTGTCGACGACAACCTCGACTTGGTGCATATTTATAGCGTAGAAAGTGAGTTGGTCAACTGGTTTTCTGAAACATACCCCTTGGTAGAGCTACAATTTGCTCATCTTACCGATATTTTGGTAGATTATGCTACCAGATCGACAAAAGCTAATAGCGGTTTGTTGTGTATTCAGGAAGATAGCTTTTTGTTGGTGGTAACTTCGGCTGGCAAACTCAAGCTTTGTAATAGGTTTACTTACAAAACCTATCAGGATATTTTGTTTTATGTAATGGTGGTTTGTCATGAATTGAACCTGAAAGCTGACGAAATTATGTTGCGTTTGTATGGACAAGTGGAGGAAAAAGGCGAACTTCAACAACTATTGGAAGAATACATCAAAAACGTTCATATTGGCGACCAACAAAATACTACGGTGGTGTTTGAAGGACTTTCTCCTAATAAATACATTGGTATGCTAAATCTATAG
- a CDS encoding C69 family dipeptidase has product MCDTFVVPPQFTSQGYTIFGKNSDREPNEAQAVVYLPRQQYPNNTTVACTYMAIPQVPETYQVVLSKPFWMWGAEMGVNECGLAIGNEAVFTKVPIAKTNQGLTGMDMLRLALERCNSAENALDLILQLLHDYGQDACGGYENKNFFYHNSFIIADTQHAFVLETAGKEWVIERVKGFRSISNGLTIGEEYEAISPNAIAYARKKSWLKAGENFNFAKVYSASLMTWASSCKIRQQTSQYVGQAYEKFSIESAWEILSSHFHDDTSFVPHLSTTKDICMHARGLLCPNQTVGSMVAHLRPQKQSSVWITGTSNPCLSIYKPIYFDEKTHLPMAPSRQYDKSIWWKAEKLHRLILLGILTEEDAWLLKMAIYQLREEIHEQALNDDFLFLQQQKEGNRITSLAFQVYQNQVEHWLTTMDLRKKKIAAFPPLFHFYWSKQNRKAGISI; this is encoded by the coding sequence ATGTGTGATACATTCGTAGTACCGCCGCAGTTTACGTCTCAGGGATATACTATTTTTGGGAAAAATTCCGACCGAGAACCTAATGAGGCTCAGGCGGTTGTTTATTTGCCTCGACAACAATACCCCAACAATACCACAGTAGCTTGTACGTATATGGCTATTCCACAAGTACCCGAAACCTACCAAGTTGTATTGTCGAAGCCTTTTTGGATGTGGGGTGCCGAAATGGGTGTAAATGAGTGTGGATTGGCTATTGGGAATGAAGCTGTTTTTACTAAAGTACCCATTGCCAAAACCAATCAGGGACTTACAGGCATGGATATGCTTCGTTTGGCTTTGGAAAGATGTAATTCGGCCGAAAACGCCCTTGATTTGATCCTTCAATTACTTCATGATTATGGGCAGGATGCTTGTGGAGGCTACGAAAACAAAAACTTTTTTTACCATAATTCTTTTATAATTGCCGATACCCAGCACGCTTTTGTACTAGAAACTGCGGGGAAAGAATGGGTAATAGAACGTGTAAAAGGATTTAGGAGTATATCTAACGGTCTGACTATTGGTGAAGAATATGAGGCTATTTCGCCCAATGCTATTGCTTATGCTCGGAAAAAATCGTGGCTAAAAGCGGGTGAAAACTTTAATTTTGCCAAAGTATATTCTGCTTCGTTGATGACCTGGGCGAGTAGCTGTAAAATTCGCCAACAAACTAGCCAGTATGTTGGACAGGCTTATGAAAAGTTTTCGATAGAAAGTGCTTGGGAAATTCTATCGAGCCATTTTCATGACGATACGTCGTTTGTACCTCATCTGTCTACTACCAAAGATATTTGTATGCACGCCAGAGGCTTGTTATGCCCCAATCAAACGGTGGGGTCGATGGTGGCTCATTTGCGACCCCAAAAGCAGTCATCCGTTTGGATTACAGGTACATCCAATCCATGCTTATCGATATACAAGCCGATTTATTTTGATGAAAAGACCCACCTGCCTATGGCACCAAGCCGTCAATACGACAAAAGTATATGGTGGAAAGCCGAGAAACTGCACCGCTTAATTCTCTTGGGGATTCTTACCGAAGAAGACGCATGGTTGCTGAAAATGGCTATTTATCAGCTTCGTGAAGAAATCCATGAACAAGCCCTCAATGATGATTTTTTGTTTTTGCAACAACAAAAAGAAGGAAATAGAATCACATCTTTGGCTTTTCAAGTATACCAAAATCAAGTAGAACATTGGCTTACAACGATGGATTTACGTAAAAAGAAAATAGCGGCTTTTCCACCCTTATTTCATTTTTATTGGAGCAAACAAAACCGCAAAGCAGGAATAAGCATATAA
- a CDS encoding response regulator, giving the protein MIRILLVDDHKIFTEGLSSILASEPNISVEGECQTAQQVVDFLNNNAVDVVLLDINLGKDSGLDICKYISEHYSSTRVIAISMYNEESFITKMLKNGASGYILKNTGRDELLKAIRIVHEGQTYQSAEVMDIIVKGLSRQKQQEHNIYQLRFTRREKEILELIAKGHTTKEIASILFISEKTVETHRSNLLAKFDVKNVVGMLKMAIEYGYVN; this is encoded by the coding sequence ATGATTAGAATATTACTAGTAGACGACCATAAGATTTTTACAGAAGGGCTTTCCTCTATTTTGGCAAGCGAACCTAATATTTCGGTTGAGGGCGAATGCCAGACAGCCCAGCAGGTAGTTGATTTTTTGAATAATAATGCGGTAGATGTGGTATTACTGGATATAAATCTTGGTAAAGATAGTGGTTTGGATATTTGTAAATATATCAGCGAACACTATTCTTCGACAAGGGTGATTGCGATTTCGATGTACAATGAGGAGAGTTTTATTACTAAAATGCTCAAAAATGGAGCATCTGGTTATATTTTAAAAAATACGGGGCGTGATGAACTCCTCAAAGCTATCAGGATTGTTCATGAAGGGCAAACCTATCAGAGTGCCGAGGTTATGGATATTATTGTAAAGGGGCTTAGTCGCCAAAAGCAACAAGAACACAATATTTATCAATTGAGGTTTACCAGAAGAGAAAAAGAGATTTTAGAGCTAATTGCCAAAGGCCACACTACCAAGGAAATTGCTAGTATTTTATTTATTAGTGAAAAAACAGTAGAAACTCATCGGAGCAATTTACTTGCTAAATTTGATGTAAAGAATGTTGTCGGAATGCTAAAAATGGCTATCGAATATGGTTACGTAAATTAG
- a CDS encoding alpha-L-rhamnosidase-related protein yields the protein MKATLQKLLATSSACILLSNCTHKTTVQPSFQQLTHNSEKIEGKAKYLNSPFVTAGDRLYMVGHQNGQFPDLGWHVTGEMGGIWDHPIKLMDGFTANIVVNQKSICLSEAQGFTNYPFANKHLYQNISEGLTIERFQFVPDNKEALVVEYTFTNQLASPQTVQFEFTGHSDLRPVWLGERTNMIDGADIATWDNPHKSWIAKDSLNNWFVMFGSAQSPSQHHQNNATCQFQSLGKGCRASLVYQITIPAHSSMSLPFTIAGSYQSKEQVQGTFRDVQQNSFAYLSNKKARYEQIAQTTSLNIPDKSLEQAFRWVKYNTDWLVRNVPETGRGLCAGLPDYPWWFGVDSEYTLQGLVATGNKPLVYDAIALIHKISEKENGNGRIVHEVSSNGAVFNAGNVNETPQFVSMIWEVYQWTGDKAFLQKYFPSIQKGLQWLLDENDKDKNLLPDGFGMMEIHGMNSEMIDVAVYSQKAFADASLMAQVLGNTALANTYKSYAEKLKQKINTDFWVAESQSFADFIGTKTQALHLIDDAIIRADTLQKPWAVEELKATKNKVMALPENTKQGFVLHHNWVVNTPMETGVADPEKAQIALRTAHKFTNPFGVFVTGIDRDESAGKDESSFAPNRKIFTYTGAVMTLPTGVAAIGENNYGNANEALNYLKRMTKTFSYALPGSIYEVSPDYGMVTQAWNLYSYATPIVKQFFGIRPNAAQQQLFIKPQMPDEWNTAQLNHVPIGDNEISIDFVKTTQATTLKLSQIKADWKIRIAFPVGKFQHWEVNNTLVVPIHQGDMDIVEVTGENITLKLW from the coding sequence ATGAAAGCAACTCTTCAAAAACTCCTTGCTACAAGTAGTGCTTGTATTCTTTTGAGCAATTGTACCCACAAAACGACTGTTCAGCCATCCTTTCAACAGCTAACGCACAATTCCGAAAAGATTGAAGGAAAAGCCAAATATCTAAACTCGCCCTTTGTAACGGCAGGCGATAGGCTTTATATGGTTGGTCACCAAAACGGGCAATTTCCCGATTTGGGCTGGCATGTTACAGGCGAAATGGGCGGTATTTGGGACCACCCCATCAAGCTTATGGATGGTTTTACGGCTAATATTGTTGTGAATCAAAAATCTATTTGTCTTTCAGAAGCACAAGGATTTACCAATTACCCATTCGCCAATAAGCATCTTTACCAAAACATTTCGGAAGGGCTAACCATCGAGCGGTTTCAGTTTGTCCCCGACAACAAAGAGGCTCTGGTAGTCGAATACACTTTTACCAATCAGTTAGCTAGTCCTCAAACCGTGCAATTTGAATTTACGGGGCATTCCGACTTACGCCCTGTTTGGCTTGGCGAACGCACCAATATGATCGATGGTGCCGATATAGCCACTTGGGACAACCCTCACAAATCGTGGATAGCCAAAGATAGCCTGAACAACTGGTTTGTGATGTTTGGGTCAGCTCAAAGCCCTAGCCAACACCACCAAAATAATGCCACTTGTCAATTTCAGTCCTTGGGCAAAGGTTGTCGAGCGTCGTTGGTTTATCAAATTACTATACCAGCCCATAGCAGCATGAGTTTGCCGTTTACAATTGCTGGCTCGTACCAGTCGAAAGAACAGGTACAAGGTACTTTTCGAGATGTCCAACAAAATAGCTTTGCCTATTTGTCGAATAAAAAAGCACGATACGAGCAAATTGCACAAACTACTTCCTTAAATATCCCTGACAAATCATTAGAACAAGCCTTTCGCTGGGTAAAATACAATACCGATTGGCTGGTAAGAAACGTTCCTGAAACTGGTCGTGGTTTATGTGCTGGTTTGCCCGACTACCCTTGGTGGTTTGGTGTCGACAGCGAATATACACTACAGGGCTTGGTTGCCACTGGCAATAAGCCACTGGTATACGATGCAATAGCATTAATCCATAAAATATCGGAAAAAGAAAATGGCAATGGCAGAATTGTACATGAGGTGTCGAGCAATGGAGCGGTATTTAATGCTGGAAATGTTAACGAAACACCTCAATTTGTCAGTATGATATGGGAAGTATATCAATGGACAGGCGACAAAGCTTTTCTACAAAAATACTTTCCTAGTATTCAAAAAGGGCTTCAATGGCTTCTAGACGAAAATGACAAAGATAAAAATCTATTGCCCGATGGCTTTGGCATGATGGAAATTCATGGTATGAATAGCGAAATGATTGACGTGGCAGTGTACTCGCAAAAAGCCTTTGCCGATGCTAGTTTAATGGCACAAGTATTGGGCAATACAGCACTAGCCAATACCTACAAATCGTATGCAGAAAAACTAAAACAAAAAATCAATACCGATTTTTGGGTTGCCGAAAGCCAATCTTTTGCTGATTTTATTGGTACAAAAACACAAGCCTTACATTTAATCGACGATGCTATCATTCGGGCAGATACTTTACAAAAACCTTGGGCAGTAGAAGAACTAAAAGCTACCAAAAATAAGGTAATGGCGTTGCCCGAAAATACCAAGCAAGGTTTTGTTTTACACCATAATTGGGTAGTGAATACCCCCATGGAAACAGGCGTTGCTGACCCCGAAAAAGCCCAAATTGCTCTTCGTACGGCCCATAAATTCACCAATCCATTTGGGGTATTTGTAACAGGTATCGACCGTGACGAGTCGGCAGGAAAAGATGAAAGTTCTTTTGCTCCTAATCGAAAAATATTTACTTATACAGGGGCCGTTATGACGCTTCCTACTGGAGTTGCTGCAATCGGCGAAAACAATTATGGGAATGCCAATGAAGCCTTGAATTACCTTAAACGCATGACCAAAACCTTTAGTTATGCCCTTCCTGGCTCTATTTACGAGGTTTCACCCGACTACGGGATGGTTACACAGGCGTGGAATTTGTATAGTTATGCAACGCCTATTGTAAAACAGTTTTTTGGAATTCGTCCAAATGCTGCACAGCAACAACTATTTATCAAACCCCAAATGCCCGACGAATGGAATACAGCACAATTAAACCATGTACCAATTGGTGATAATGAGATTAGTATAGATTTTGTCAAAACAACACAAGCTACCACATTGAAACTATCACAAATAAAAGCCGATTGGAAGATTCGTATTGCGTTTCCTGTTGGCAAATTTCAACACTGGGAAGTCAACAATACATTGGTTGTGCCTATCCATCAAGGAGACATGGATATAGTGGAAGTTACTGGAGAAAATATTACGTTAAAACTCTGGTAG
- a CDS encoding plastocyanin/azurin family copper-binding protein: MFLRTKQRVFYSNRHKIVNWLRLGSQCCIVFLMLFSSIVYAQSDTTITIKVLGGLQYNLPRFAVKPNTRVTIVLDNHDDMAHNMVITKPNARLKVVDEALKLAEKGAKMNYVPNSPLVIASTKIVEPGQLESFTFLVEKAGIYPYVCTYPGHGFVMYGAMYVGQPSWPPLEKDLNIPEGQRQGTSSQHHHTGHAMGTPSPHPYPLEYPALYRTFMPEASPAAIVVALTATESYCFDAGKCYLRYAWTGGFVDNAEQWKGNGSKLSKIVGDVYWKQTDGFPFRIGTAQKVPAVDFKGYRLKKRLPSFQYSIDQINVTETLHWSESSLQLKRQFVFSPHQHDLYLLLPTQKGIRYKVAVGKITNNVWKIPAKQNAAQLVIQREN, from the coding sequence ATGTTTTTAAGAACCAAGCAGCGAGTATTTTATTCAAATCGTCATAAGATTGTCAATTGGTTACGTCTTGGTAGTCAATGTTGTATTGTTTTTTTAATGCTATTTTCTTCAATAGTATACGCCCAAAGCGACACCACAATTACCATAAAAGTACTAGGTGGATTGCAGTATAATTTGCCAAGATTTGCTGTAAAGCCCAATACTCGTGTCACGATTGTTTTAGATAATCACGATGATATGGCTCATAATATGGTCATAACCAAGCCCAATGCTCGCTTAAAAGTAGTAGATGAAGCCCTGAAATTAGCAGAAAAAGGGGCAAAAATGAACTACGTACCTAATTCACCATTAGTAATTGCTAGTACCAAAATTGTAGAACCTGGACAGCTCGAAAGCTTTACATTTCTGGTAGAAAAGGCTGGCATTTATCCTTATGTTTGTACCTATCCGGGACATGGCTTTGTTATGTATGGGGCTATGTATGTTGGGCAGCCAAGTTGGCCACCTTTAGAAAAAGACCTTAATATTCCTGAAGGACAACGACAAGGGACTTCATCACAGCATCATCATACTGGGCATGCCATGGGTACGCCATCGCCACATCCTTATCCTCTGGAATACCCTGCCCTTTACCGAACTTTTATGCCCGAAGCAAGCCCTGCGGCTATTGTAGTGGCACTTACAGCCACCGAATCGTATTGTTTTGATGCTGGCAAATGCTATTTGCGTTATGCTTGGACAGGAGGTTTTGTCGATAATGCAGAACAATGGAAAGGCAATGGAAGTAAACTTTCTAAAATTGTAGGGGATGTGTACTGGAAACAAACCGATGGCTTTCCTTTTAGAATAGGAACGGCTCAAAAAGTACCAGCAGTAGATTTTAAGGGGTATCGCCTCAAAAAGCGTTTACCGAGCTTTCAATATAGTATCGACCAAATCAATGTAACCGAAACCTTACATTGGAGCGAAAGTAGCTTACAACTGAAAAGGCAGTTTGTTTTTAGTCCTCATCAGCACGATTTATATTTGTTATTACCTACACAAAAAGGTATTCGCTATAAGGTTGCAGTAGGCAAAATAACAAATAATGTATGGAAAATTCCTGCAAAACAGAATGCTGCTCAATTGGTTATACAACGAGAAAACTAA
- a CDS encoding DUF2891 domain-containing protein has protein sequence MKKIVLGVFAMLCFETMAQNTYLKTSSNAESISLTPEGAAFLAKMPLHCINNEYPNKPNHTLEKPEEVVLSPKQLHPSFYGCLDWHSSVHGHWMLVRLLKLYPNMPDTEQIKKVLDESFKSENLQAEADYFTNYKLAKGFERTYGWAWLLKLDEELQTWDNPLAKRWHAQLQPLTKVIVQRWKDYLPKQTYPNRTGVHPNTAFGMVFALDWARATGNKEFEALLVQRSKDYYLKNTNTPANLEPDGTDFLSPSLEIADLMRRILPKATFVQWFNQFITPEGLKNLMQPPFVSDRNDYSIVHLDGLSLSRAWCMKGIAKEFPNTDPRKKMLQKQAVSLLNKTLPQIASGNYGGEHWLASFAVYALSVD, from the coding sequence ATGAAAAAAATTGTATTAGGTGTATTTGCCATGTTATGTTTTGAGACGATGGCTCAAAATACGTATTTAAAAACTTCGTCCAATGCCGAAAGTATTAGCCTTACCCCAGAAGGAGCTGCTTTTTTAGCTAAAATGCCTTTGCATTGTATCAATAATGAATACCCCAACAAACCTAATCATACCTTAGAAAAACCTGAAGAGGTAGTATTGTCTCCCAAACAATTACATCCTTCTTTTTATGGTTGTTTAGACTGGCATTCGTCGGTACATGGCCATTGGATGTTGGTGCGTTTGTTGAAATTATATCCCAATATGCCCGATACCGAGCAAATCAAGAAAGTATTAGACGAAAGTTTTAAGTCGGAAAATCTACAGGCTGAGGCTGATTATTTTACAAATTACAAACTAGCAAAGGGTTTTGAACGAACTTATGGCTGGGCTTGGCTACTCAAACTCGACGAAGAGCTACAAACATGGGATAACCCTTTGGCCAAACGTTGGCATGCCCAACTACAACCTCTTACAAAGGTAATTGTACAACGTTGGAAGGACTATTTACCCAAGCAAACCTATCCAAATAGAACAGGGGTACATCCTAATACAGCATTTGGGATGGTTTTTGCACTTGACTGGGCAAGAGCTACAGGCAATAAAGAGTTTGAGGCTTTGTTGGTTCAAAGAAGCAAAGATTATTATCTCAAAAATACCAATACCCCAGCCAATTTAGAACCAGATGGTACAGATTTTTTATCTCCAAGTTTAGAAATAGCCGACCTTATGCGTCGAATCTTGCCTAAGGCCACATTTGTACAATGGTTTAATCAATTTATTACACCCGAAGGCTTAAAAAATCTGATGCAACCGCCATTTGTGAGCGATAGAAATGACTATTCTATTGTACATCTTGATGGGCTTTCACTAAGTCGTGCATGGTGTATGAAAGGTATTGCTAAGGAGTTTCCTAATACCGACCCACGAAAAAAGATGTTACAAAAGCAAGCTGTTTCGCTTTTGAATAAAACTTTGCCGCAGATTGCCAGTGGTAATTATGGGGGCGAACATTGGTTGGCATCTTTTGCTGTATATGCGTTAAGCGTAGATTAG
- a CDS encoding DUF7133 domain-containing protein, giving the protein MKRLLLSYILLLNFCGYRAQAFIQKDSAAMYYDVENIELPEGLVAETGAIGFLPDGRFVACFHRGEIMIYHPKTKVWKRFAEGLHDPLGVLVVSNNELLVMQRPELTRVKDTDGDGEADLYQKVTDDFGLSGNYHEFAFGPVADKQGNLYIALNLASNGAGIRNEIRGTYDSLSRPGRMYACVPYRGWIMRLDKKGKLHPYAVGFRSPNGLGFDQQGHLLVSDNQGDWLGTSKLYHVEEGKFYGHPAGLIWKKDFPRVVPIKLPVAELDSMRTKEIMQFPHGYFANSPTQPLLDNTGGKFGMFNGQMLIGDMDHKYIIRLMMEEVGGALQGACIPLAVGSKLRIGNNRLAFAPDGSLWVGQNDHGWVGARGIQRITWKGKQHLDIMAMNLTKTGFDLTFSMPINKQMAEDLKNYVFRRYYYEYHQAYGSKQFGIKDIPVTNIRVSEDGKKVSLELAELKAGYVYELRLGDIANQQGDKSLINKLVCYTLNHLK; this is encoded by the coding sequence ATGAAAAGGTTATTACTTTCTTATATATTATTATTGAATTTTTGTGGTTATCGGGCTCAGGCTTTTATCCAAAAAGACTCTGCAGCGATGTATTATGATGTCGAAAATATAGAGCTTCCCGAAGGACTAGTTGCCGAAACTGGAGCTATTGGTTTTTTACCTGATGGTCGCTTTGTAGCTTGTTTTCACCGAGGCGAAATCATGATTTATCATCCCAAAACCAAAGTATGGAAGCGTTTTGCCGAAGGCTTGCACGACCCACTGGGTGTTTTGGTAGTAAGCAACAACGAACTATTGGTGATGCAAAGACCCGAGCTAACTCGTGTAAAAGATACTGATGGCGATGGTGAGGCCGACTTATATCAAAAAGTAACCGATGATTTTGGCCTTTCGGGCAATTATCATGAATTTGCTTTTGGCCCTGTGGCCGACAAACAAGGAAATTTATATATCGCACTGAATTTGGCTTCTAATGGAGCAGGTATTCGTAACGAAATTCGAGGTACTTACGATTCTTTATCACGGCCAGGGCGTATGTACGCTTGTGTGCCATATCGTGGCTGGATTATGCGATTAGACAAAAAAGGTAAGCTACATCCTTATGCTGTGGGTTTTCGGTCGCCCAATGGCCTAGGTTTTGACCAGCAAGGCCATTTATTGGTTTCTGACAACCAAGGGGATTGGCTTGGTACTAGCAAGTTGTATCATGTAGAGGAAGGTAAATTTTATGGACACCCTGCGGGGCTTATTTGGAAAAAAGATTTTCCGAGGGTAGTGCCAATCAAATTGCCTGTCGCAGAACTAGATAGTATGCGAACTAAAGAAATTATGCAGTTTCCACATGGCTATTTTGCCAATTCGCCAACTCAACCATTGTTGGATAATACAGGTGGAAAGTTTGGAATGTTCAATGGCCAAATGCTAATTGGTGACATGGACCATAAATACATTATTCGACTTATGATGGAAGAAGTCGGCGGAGCATTGCAAGGGGCGTGTATACCTTTAGCAGTGGGTTCAAAATTACGAATAGGCAACAACCGCCTTGCTTTTGCACCAGATGGAAGCCTTTGGGTAGGACAAAATGACCACGGATGGGTAGGGGCAAGGGGTATTCAACGAATTACTTGGAAAGGCAAACAGCATTTGGATATTATGGCAATGAATTTGACCAAAACAGGGTTTGACCTAACTTTTTCAATGCCAATCAATAAACAAATGGCCGAAGACCTTAAAAATTATGTATTTAGAAGATACTATTATGAGTATCACCAAGCTTACGGTTCTAAGCAATTTGGTATAAAAGATATACCCGTGACCAACATTCGGGTTTCGGAAGATGGCAAAAAAGTATCACTAGAATTAGCGGAATTAAAAGCAGGATACGTATATGAATTGAGGTTAGGGGATATTGCCAATCAGCAAGGTGATAAGTCTTTGATTAATAAGCTGGTATGTTATACATTGAATCATTTGAAATAA
- the coaD gene encoding pantetheine-phosphate adenylyltransferase translates to MDKKIAFFPGSFDPFTKGHEDIVLRALSLFDEIIIGIGHNSNKNRYFTIEKMTQWIEQTFEGMPVRVVAYNDLTANVAQEMNANFLLRGLRNTTDFEYENSISQVNRHLVKGLETVFLITSPHLAPISSTIIRDLHRYGTNVDEFLPYQLD, encoded by the coding sequence GTGGATAAAAAAATTGCCTTTTTCCCAGGTTCTTTTGACCCATTTACCAAAGGACATGAAGACATTGTATTGCGAGCTTTGTCGTTATTTGATGAAATTATCATCGGGATAGGACATAATTCCAATAAAAATAGGTATTTTACTATCGAAAAAATGACTCAATGGATAGAACAAACTTTTGAGGGAATGCCCGTTAGGGTGGTAGCCTATAACGACCTAACAGCCAATGTGGCACAGGAAATGAATGCAAATTTCTTGTTGAGGGGTTTAAGAAATACAACAGATTTTGAATACGAAAACTCTATCTCGCAAGTAAATAGGCATTTGGTAAAAGGTTTGGAAACCGTTTTTTTGATTACTTCGCCACACTTAGCTCCTATTAGCTCAACGATTATCCGAGATTTGCATCGCTATGGTACCAATGTTGATGAATTCTTGCCTTATCAACTTGATTAA
- a CDS encoding NUDIX domain-containing protein, whose amino-acid sequence MIETDIAHQQVLTLYSERLRLRVCGICVQNQKILMINHAGVVKDANFWCPPGGGLQFGESTIEALQREFQEETQTEVAVGKMLFVNEFLELPLHAIEVFFEVQITEGKAQKGFDPEMSDQIIQEVCWMSFEEIKALPPHEVHRVFSLCKSLDELLKLQGFLSK is encoded by the coding sequence ATGATAGAAACAGATATTGCACATCAACAAGTACTAACGCTTTATTCAGAACGGCTTCGTTTGAGAGTATGTGGTATCTGTGTGCAAAACCAGAAAATTTTGATGATTAATCATGCTGGTGTAGTAAAAGATGCCAACTTTTGGTGTCCGCCTGGAGGGGGGCTTCAGTTTGGCGAATCTACGATTGAGGCACTCCAGCGTGAGTTTCAGGAAGAAACCCAAACAGAAGTGGCAGTGGGCAAAATGCTCTTTGTGAATGAGTTTTTGGAATTACCCCTTCATGCCATTGAGGTTTTTTTTGAGGTACAAATTACCGAAGGCAAAGCCCAAAAAGGTTTTGACCCCGAAATGAGCGACCAAATCATTCAGGAAGTCTGTTGGATGAGTTTTGAAGAAATAAAAGCCTTGCCTCCGCATGAGGTTCATCGTGTTTTTTCTTTGTGTAAATCATTGGATGAACTTTTGAAGTTACAAGGTTTTTTGTCAAAATAA